GCGGCCGGCTCGAAACGCAGATGCGGGTGGGCGAGGGAGTCCGTCATGTGGTCCATTGTGGCCGGTCGCCGAGGGGGCCAGGACACCTAGGGGGCGTCTTCCCGATCATGTGCCCCGTGCACTGCGCACGGGACATGCTCCAGGGCCGGTCCGGTGGATCGCTGCCGGACCGGCCCTGGGCGTGCGGCCGAGACGTTCAGCGGATGGGGCGCCGGACGTTGTCGGTCATGCTCGGGCCAGGCGTGGCGTCGGCGATCCAGGGGCCGTCTCCGCTGGGGTCGATGATGCCCTCCTCCAGCCAGGCGTAGCTGCCGTCGAGGACGCCGGAGACGACCTTGCGGTCGAGTTCGTCGGTGTTGGTCCACAGCCGGCCGAACAGCTCCTCGACGCGGATCCGCGCCTGCCGGCAGAACACATCGGCCAGCTGCTGCGCCTCACGGCCGTGGTCATCGGTCTCCCGCAGGTATTCGGCGCGTACACAGGCGGCGCTCATCGCGAAGAGTTCGGCGCCGATGTCGACGATCCGGCCGAGGAAGCCCTGTTTGGTCTCCATCCGGCCCTGCCAGCGGGACATCGCGTAGAAGGTGGAGCGGGCGAGCTTGCGGGAGGTCCGCTCGACATACCGCAGATGACCCGAGAGGCGGCCGAACTCCTGGTACGTACGCGGGAGTTGGCCCGGACCGGCGACGAGCTTGGGCAGCCAGCGGGCGTAGAACCCGCCGGCCCTGGCCGCCGCCCGGCCCTTGTCGGCGAGGGTCTTGTCGGGGTCGATGAGATCGCCGGCGACCGACAGATGGGCGTCCACCGCCTCGCGGGCGATCAGCAGATGCATGATCTCCGTGGAGCCCTCGAAGATCCGGTTGATGCGCATATCGCGCAGCATCTGCTCGGCGGGGACCGCGCGCTCGCCGCGGGCGGCGAGCGAGTCGGCGGTCTCGAAGCCGCGGCCGCCGCGGATCTGGACCAGCTCGTCGGCCATCAGCCAGCCCATCTCGGAGCCGTAGAGCTTGGCGAGGGCGGCCTCGATGCGGATGTCGTTGCGGTTCTCGTCGGCCATCTGGGAGGACAGGTCGACGACCGCTTCGAGGGCGAAGGTCGTCGCCGCGATGAAGGAGATCTTGGCGCCGACGGCCTCGTGCTTGGCGACCGGCCGGCCCCACTGCTCGCGGGCCCCGGACCACTCACGGGCGATCTTCAGGCACCACTTGCCCGAGCCGACGCACATCGCGGGCAGCGACAGCCGGCCGGTGTTGAGGGTGGTCAGGGCGATCTTCAGTCCGGCGCCCTCGGGGCCGATGCGGTTCGCGGCCGGGACCCGTACCTGGTGGAAGCGGGTGACACCGTTCTCCAGGCCGCGCAGGCCCATGAACGCATTGCGGTTCTCGACGGTGATGCCGGGCGAGGCCGCCTCGACGACGAAGGCCGTGATGCCGCCCTTGTGGCCCTCGGACGCGGGCACCCGCGCCATCACCACCAGCAGATCGGCGACCACCCCGTTGGTGGTCCACAGCTTCACACCGTCGAGCACATAGTCCGTGCCGTCCGGGACGGCCATGGTCGCCAGCCGGGCGGGGTCCGAGCCGACATCGGGCTCGGTCAGCAGGAAGGCCGAGATGTCCGTACGGGCGCAGCGCGGCAGGAAGGTTTCCTTCTGCTCCTTGGTGCCGAACAGCTTCAGGGGCTGCGGTACGCCGATCGACTGGTGCGCCGAGAGCAGTGCGCCGATGGCGGGGCTGGCCGTGCCGACCAGGGACAGGGCCCGGTTGTAGTAGACCTGGGTGAGGCCGAGGCCGCCGTACTTGGGGTCGATCTTCATCCCGAACGCGCCGAGCGCCTTGAGCCCGTCCACGGTCTCGTCCGGGATCTGCCCCTCGCGCTCGATCCGGGCGCCGTCGACCTCCGCCTCACAGAATTCGCGCAGCGTGGCCAGGAACTTCTCGCCGCGGCGTACGTCGTCGACCGCGGGGGTGGGGTGCGGATGGATGAGGTCGAGCCGGAAGCGCCCCAGGAACAGTTCCTTGGCGAAGCTGGGCTTGCGCCAGTCCTGCTCGCGTGCC
This genomic stretch from Streptomyces nigrescens harbors:
- a CDS encoding acyl-CoA dehydrogenase family protein — its product is MTAPSIRNVSEREARQVAEAAREQDWRKPSFAKELFLGRFRLDLIHPHPTPAVDDVRRGEKFLATLREFCEAEVDGARIEREGQIPDETVDGLKALGAFGMKIDPKYGGLGLTQVYYNRALSLVGTASPAIGALLSAHQSIGVPQPLKLFGTKEQKETFLPRCARTDISAFLLTEPDVGSDPARLATMAVPDGTDYVLDGVKLWTTNGVVADLLVVMARVPASEGHKGGITAFVVEAASPGITVENRNAFMGLRGLENGVTRFHQVRVPAANRIGPEGAGLKIALTTLNTGRLSLPAMCVGSGKWCLKIAREWSGAREQWGRPVAKHEAVGAKISFIAATTFALEAVVDLSSQMADENRNDIRIEAALAKLYGSEMGWLMADELVQIRGGRGFETADSLAARGERAVPAEQMLRDMRINRIFEGSTEIMHLLIAREAVDAHLSVAGDLIDPDKTLADKGRAAARAGGFYARWLPKLVAGPGQLPRTYQEFGRLSGHLRYVERTSRKLARSTFYAMSRWQGRMETKQGFLGRIVDIGAELFAMSAACVRAEYLRETDDHGREAQQLADVFCRQARIRVEELFGRLWTNTDELDRKVVSGVLDGSYAWLEEGIIDPSGDGPWIADATPGPSMTDNVRRPIR